Proteins from a genomic interval of Marmoricola sp. OAE513:
- a CDS encoding mycoredoxin: MSDQNASTFTMYSTPWCGYCHRLKSQLNREGIEFITVDIEQDPSAADLVMQVNNGNQTVPTLIYSDGTAQTNPSVAQVKAKLASLAG, from the coding sequence ATGTCAGACCAGAACGCCAGCACGTTCACGATGTACTCCACCCCGTGGTGCGGGTACTGCCACCGTCTCAAGAGCCAGCTGAACCGTGAGGGCATCGAGTTCATCACTGTGGACATCGAGCAGGATCCGTCGGCTGCGGACCTGGTGATGCAGGTGAACAACGGCAACCAGACGGTGCCGACGCTCATCTACTCCGACGGCACCGCGCAGACCAACCCGTCGGTCGCGCAGGTAAAGGCGAAGCTCGCTTCCTTGGCTGGCTGA